AACGCTGGctcgggcggcgagagGTCGAGTTGCGCCGTGCCGatgagcggcggcggatcTGGATCGAGCCGTCTTCCATTGTCATGTATTCCTCGGATTCGGACTCGGAAGAGTCAGATAGGTCTGTGTGTGGAGCGGCCTGTACGCCAGGCGTTGTGGAGCGGCTGTGTGTAAACACGGGtgggagggcggcggcggaaggAACTTGAACAGGCGTAAGGGCCAAGGCCTGGAATACGTTGATGGATCGGGAAGAGGCGGGTTGGGAGGTAGAGCTGGCACGAGAGTTGGCCTCGCTCTGGGCGGTTTTGTATGAGGGAGTGGCGCTGCGGTCTTCAAACTGGATGGGTGAGTTCTGGCTGCTCATGGTTCACATCTGCTGTCGTTGACACTTACCTCTGCTCTGCTCTGCTCTTATATGACTAGCCAGTTCGTTTAGATGGCGGGGTGGTAGCTGGGTGCTGTTGTGCGGTAGGGAACGTTGGTCTCGTAGTTTGCCGTCGTTTGCAGTCGTAGGCTTTCGGCTGGTCACAAGTTTCCGCGGCTTAGCAAGCAGAGACAGTCGGGTGAGAGTGAGGTGATGAAACCGGTTAGTACTGTATAGCAGCTTGCTCGCTACAATAAGAGTCCGACTCGTCTCGGCAAGTTGGTAAATTATCAGGTCAACCAGTGTTATAATTTTCATTCCTCGGCACGTCTCCGCGTTCTGGACCGCGATGCTTGCGAGTGGTGGATGATGAGTAAACTACAACTCCgggcggccttggcgttgATGATTGAGTAAATATCAGGGATATTTCTCTCCGAGGTTATGAGGAATAACAGCTTGAGCCGGTACAATGGTATGAGAGGGGAGTTTAGTTTTGCAGGCGGCCAACAAAATCGACCGATATCGGAGGGTTTGTCAAGTTTTAACATCGGCACGTGTCCGAGTAAGACTCCCGCAGATGATCGACAGCCGCCTAAACGCATCAACAACGTCATACAACGCCTTCGGGCGTGTTCGGTGTGCAATTTATTGTGGCCAGGTGTTTGTGGGAACGCAACACAAGGTATGTTTGGTACGGTGGCGGGTGACTAGTGCTGTGAGGGTTCTGGTGCCTGCCATGTCTCACAGCGGGTTCCATTCCATGTCTACGGGGACACCGGTGGAAGAATGGCCCGATACCTTTGCATTATCCTTTACCCAGACCCAACAAAATGGACATGTCATCTACACCACAGTCGGGCAGTTTGGGTATTGATCTACGTCTTCATCGCGGTTACTTGCCGCAGGAGCTTTGCGACGGGTTTTTCGGACGTTTGGAAAATGTGAAGAGCGAATATTCCACCGAAACTctgccgacgtcggcgctgACAGTGCTGTTCACACTCGACACAAATCCAAACCAACATGCAAGTCCATGACCAAGACCATCAACAGGGCATGTACCTACATTCATTCTTGATTAGGGTCTCGGAATGCGTGCACTCGTTGTGGACGCAGAGCATGGCGCATGACCCCTACACCGACACGATCCTCAGGTGCACTTGGTCTCCACGTCAGCAGGTCAGCACGGCGCCTACTTGACACAAACGGCAATGCTGCAGAACCGGCGTAGCGATGAAGAGGCTCGCGCGCTGTCGAtctggcggcggcggtgcaTTCTGACTCTGACCCTGCCATCTCGTGATCAATCATTCCTGCTACACCCTCCATATGGAATGCCAGTACTTTGGATCACTGACTGTTGACTGGAACTGATACTGGAAGCCGGTCTGACTCGCATGGTTTGGCACAGCCATGTAAGCCACACCGACATAgcacccacctccacccagaTCCAAAGGGCGCACTGATACATCGCACCAGAATCCCATGCGCCGCACGGGTACACTTGGCCACCATGCCTTGGCCATATCAGTTCGGGTCATGACGATACTGACACCCATTCACCACCCACCATGTCGGTACTCGCAAGGTCTGTACTCGGCGCTCCGCGACTCGCGCGCACCCGGCTACCCACCCGCGCCATCACTCACTCTCCTTTCCTTCCCCGCGCCATCGCACGGTACTCTACGCGCTCGGGACACAAGTGGAACTCTTCTCGCGTCCTGAtcacggcggcggcctcgctAGTCGCCTTTGGATCGGCCGGTTGGGCGTggcacctcgtcgagtgAGTCCAGCCCCAACCCCACTGATGGCAGGAACCGCGAGCAACAGGGTCAAGGCCCCGAACTCTCGGACGAGTCGAGTAGTCGGGCCACGCAGCACGACAATGCCAAGTTCCCCACCATCCTCCATCCAGCCCTGGACGCGTATAAGGCCTCTTATGTGGCCAAAGACTACTCTGGTGCCGAGGCAGTCCTGCGCGGCGTGTACGCTGCCGCGGCCGAGATGCCTCCTGAGTCTTTCACGGGCTCGCTCGCTGGCGCAATGGGCAAGCGGAGGGTTGCGCAGGAACTGGCGGCGTTGCTGGCCGAGGTTATGATTCTGCAGGGCCGGCCTGTGGACGCATGGATCCTAATGCgcgacgagtacgacgccctcggcgacacCCCGTTCACTAGCTGGCCAGAAGGGCCCGTGCGTACAGTCGATGCGTTCGATGCCGTGCTATACTTGGCCCGCGAGCTTGCACGCGGTGCACACATCCAGTCGGAGCGCGAGGAACCGTTGCCTTTTCCATCCCAAGAGGAGGGGCCGGCGGCCTGGGCCCAGGCAGTGATGTACTACAACTACGCTCAGGCAGCCGCTATGCTAGACCTCGGCCTGGCTCACCTTGCTcccgaggagaagacggtACACAATGCCTTCCGACcagccgaggagggcgatCCGCTCGCTGTCCTCGACACCACCGAGGACCCAGAGTaccaggaggaggcgcggcAGCACACGGCAACTAAATtccgtctcctcggcgacgcgctgtACCGCGACGACCAGCGTCTCCTTGCCTCCCAGTACCTGCAGCTCGCATTCAACCTCTGCGACCCGGCCAGCCCGCTGGCCAACCACCAGACCCTCCTCGGTGCCGCGCTGGCACAGGAACAGCTCGCTGAAGTCGCCTTTGTCAGCGAGtacctccaccaccaggGCAAGCCTCGCTTCACCAAGGCCATCCGACACCTCCACCGTtgcctcgccctccttgaaCGCTCCGAGGAACTCTCGGAACAGCTCGCTCAACAGCGTGGGAGGAAACACGACGAAGCGAGCCATGCCGCCCTCGTGAACCCTACCCGCATGCAGACATTCTTCCACCTGGCCATGTACGAGGCTGTGAGTGATCTTGAGGACTGAGCTGATGCCAGGCGGCAGGTAACATGGACTCTGCGcgtggcgcgctcgccgacctcaaccACCTCGCTGAGAAGGCGGGCACGCCGACCGTCACAGAGCCTCCCGCACCTGTTGATGGGCGTGGACGCGACCTCGTAGAGGTGGCTGCTGACCTGGCGCCGTCGTGGTGGAGCGTCAGTGGGTGGTTCAAGGCAAAGGAGCTGGAGACGTCGGAAGCTGCTGGTCTCGTGCCGCCCCCGCGCTGGAAGTGAGAATGAAGCATACGTGTTAATAGAATGATAGATTTAAGAAGTCTTGTGCGTGTTGCAGAGCATGCCTTAATGACCAAGTCTACTGTTCAGAGGCTGACAACCGAAACGCGAGCCCCGATGGCCGCCCCGCAGATGTGGGACTATGTTGCTCCAATATGGTGTCCAAGCCACGACGGGCGCCAAGCGTGGCCGCCTCGTCTGCATGCGAGGCGACGTTTGAGCGTTCCAGACGGCAGAAGGGGAGTGCAAAGGACCTTCTCCCACAGTCCTACCAGCTTCGGCTAACTCCGACCCCGCCTTGCCCGGTTACAACTCGCACTACCGGTGGGCCAATACCCACTTTGCATAAACCCATCCAGCTCGACTTTGCTGCTCCATCGCCATGTCGCGTAGTCCGTCCCCAGCACCAAGCGagtcgtcttcttcttcctcttcttcttcttcttcgtcctcctcctcaacgtcttcttcgtcgacctcgtcgtcccacTGGTCGACAGCCCCCGCTCCCTCAGACACTGCTCCCTCCGACGACACTCCTCCCCCCGACACTCCTCCCCCCACGCCCCACAGAATGCCACAGCAGCGACAGGCCTCGTCcatcgaggaggtgcggcGTCGGGTCGGGCCCATGGATCCTGCCCACCGAATGGACTGGGCGATCCTCGACTTGGGCCACAAGCCGGTCAGCAAGCGGACGGTCAACCTCTCCGACTTGGAAGTACATGTCTGGGGCCTGGACTTGATTGAGGGGAGCAGGTTGCCCATTGCGATGATTGTGAGTATCCCTCCTGGTTCAACTCACACCAGATCCTCTCGCACGGGTGGGCGAacaaggcgcgcgacatggAACCGATGGCGAGCGGACTTATTGGCGAAttccgccgcctcgaggctgAGAGTGGGCGCCGCAGGGCGCGCGACGTGATCGTCGCGACGCTTGTATGTTACATTGCTGgggtgagctgacagcaggacCAGCGCAACCACGGCGAGCGCCGGCGCATCCGGAGCAAGGAAACGTTTGACAGCAACCCGGCGAGACTCATCAGCGCCGCGGCCAACATCATGGGCGGCGCCATGGACCACGAGTATATCATGAACCTCCTGCCGGCGTATCTCTTCCCGCGCGGTGAgcgggtcgtcgaggagtaCATGTGCGCTGGCTTCTCGATGGGCGGACACGTCACTTGGCGCATGGTGCGCGAGGACCCAAGAGTCAAGATTGCCGTACCCATCTGCTCTTACCCCGGCGAAGCGCTCGGCCCACTGTTGATCAAACGCGCCGAGGTACTGCCTGACAAGACGTACCTTCCCCCGTCGGTTGAAAAGTTCTTCCTggagaggagcgcgccGGGAACGTACGCTGGGAAGAAGATTCTCGCTCTGCatggcgacctcgatgcGCTCATGCCCTGGcacaaggccgaggacgagtggcAGCGTGTTGCGGGAGAGTGTGCGCccggcgagagcgagcggTGGGTCGACTATGACCATGGCCACGTCGTGAGCCAGGACATGGTGCGGCGGGCCGCCGAGTGGTTCTGGCGCTGGGGCTTGAGTGCGGCGTAGACGTATTGGACGTATTGGCTTGAGTGCGGCGTAGACGTATTGTGAATGATAGATTGATCGATTTCATGATTATTTGGGGCTGAGACTCGCTGACTTGTGGCACCCGCTCCTCACCAACTTATAATTGTGCAATGCATGATGCTACTCTTCTGAACACAGTCGCGTTTGACATACAAAAAAACCCCCTTCCCACCTACCCATCTACCATCTCAACCCAGCCTAGAGGATGAACTTGAAGTGCACACTCttgtcgccaagctcggtctggtcgtcgagctctgGCCCGCCCTTGTCAAACGCACCCATAGCCGCACGCTTACGATTTTTCCAAGCGAGGAAGACCATGTTGGCAGCCGAGAAGAGGCCCATACCGACgcagagggcgaggagaatAGAGGTGCCGCGCTTGTAGTTTGGCGCCTCGGTGGTGGGGAAGAGCCAGGTGGAGAGGATACCGCCACAGTTGGTGACGATGAAGCCGCACACGATACCTGTGACGCGGCGGTAAAATGgggcgaggttgttggGCATCCACGTCGAGGTGAGCGGGGCCGACACATACGCGCCCATGACCTGGAAGAAGAGGGAGGCGTAGCGGACGTGCGGGTTCTTGGagccgaggaagagcgcGTACCCGATAAGAGAGAGGGCGGCTGAGAAGATGATGAATGGACCGCGGAGGTGCCATCTGTCCGAGTAGAagcagacgacgagggagagggcggTCGAGCAAACGTAGGGTGGGACCGAGTAGAGTTGGGTCATGATTCCCTTGTGACCGAGAGACTGGACGATCGTGGGCGAGAAGTAGGCcatggagaagagggcTGTTCCTGAACAGAAGAGGGCACCGCATACGAGCCACATCTGCGGGGCGCCGAGGATACCAATCACGCTGCGGGCCGTGAGTTCCTCATGGACTTCGGCGGGAGGACGGTCAATGTCGAGTGCTTGGATGACGGCCTGTTTCTCCTCGGGGCTGAGATATCCGACTGCGCTTGGGTCGCGCGGCAAGATCCAGAAACAGATGACGGCGTAGACGACGGTAATGAGGCCTTCGATGATGAAGATCCACGCCCAGCCGCGTTTACCCCCAAGACCGTCCATGTTGACAATGGCTGCTGCGAGGAGGCCCGAAAAAGCGCCAGCAAGTGAAGTAGCACTGAAGAAGAGGGCCATGCGTTTGCCCAGCCGTGTGCGAGTGTAAAAGGTGGAGAGGTAAGTGATGCAGCATGGGAGAATAGCTCCTTCTGctgcgccgaggaagaATCGACAGGCAAGTAGTCCAGCGTAGTTGGTCACAAAGCCTTGGAAAGTCGTGACGATTCCCCAAGCAAGCATTAGAGCCGGCATGAGGATGTGTGGGCCGCTTTTTTGTCAGCTTTTTTTTGAGGGATACTCACATCTtgcggatgaggagggtgaggggcAACTCGGCGACAATGTATGGCACATATGTGACTGTAAGGGCGATAGAGTATTGATGGTTTGTGAGTTTGAGGTCGGTCATTAACCCTGCAGCCTTGGCGTTACCGATAttggcgcggtcgaggaaggagaggaagtagatgagggtgacggctgggaggaaggcgcaGTCGAGCTTGAACATTGCCTTGCGGAACACCTCCTTGTCGGGCTCGGGGAactcgtcgcgca
Above is a genomic segment from Cutaneotrichosporon cavernicola HIS019 DNA, chromosome: 1 containing:
- a CDS encoding uncharacterized protein (mfs general substrate transporter), which gives rise to MDEKKNYSNDIVEAERTDSKGPEVRDEFPEPDKEVFRKAMFKLDCAFLPAVTLIYFLSFLDRANIGNAKAAGLMTDLKLTNHQYSIALTVTYVPYIVAELPLTLLIRKIGPHILMPALMLAWGIVTTFQGFVTNYAGLLACRFFLGAAEGAILPCCITYLSTFYTRTRLGKRMALFFSATSLAGAFSGLLAAAIVNMDGLGGKRGWAWIFIIEGLITVVYAVICFWILPRDPSAVGYLSPEEKQAVIQALDIDRPPAEVHEELTARSVIGILGAPQMWLVCGALFCSGTALFSMAYFSPTIVQSLGHKGIMTQLYSVPPYVCSTALSLVVCFYSDRWHLRGPFIIFSAALSLIGYALFLGSKNPHVRYASLFFQVMGAYVSAPLTSTWMPNNLAPFYRRVTGIVCGFIVTNCGGILSTWLFPTTEAPNYKRGTSILLALCVGMGLFSAANMVFLAWKNRKRAAMGAFDKGGPELDDQTELGDKSVHFKFIL